Proteins encoded in a region of the Cytobacillus pseudoceanisediminis genome:
- a CDS encoding toprim domain-containing protein: MNEGIPEKVIIVEGKSDKTKVKNIIREPVEIICTNGTISITKLDELIDTLFDKDVYILVDADSAGEKLRKQFKREFPEAEHLYIDRMYREVATAPEHHLATVLLGANIDVYTQYLDR; the protein is encoded by the coding sequence ATGAACGAGGGAATTCCGGAAAAAGTTATTATTGTCGAGGGAAAGTCAGATAAAACGAAGGTTAAAAACATAATAAGAGAACCTGTAGAGATTATCTGCACAAATGGAACAATAAGCATTACCAAGCTGGATGAATTAATTGACACACTGTTTGATAAGGATGTATATATATTGGTGGATGCCGATTCAGCCGGTGAAAAGCTGAGAAAACAGTTTAAAAGGGAATTTCCAGAGGCAGAGCATCTATACATCGATAGAATGTACAGAGAAGTAGCGACAGCACCGGAACATCATTTGGCTACAGTGCTGCTGGGAGCTAATATTGACGTTTATACACAATATTTAGACAGATAA
- the gcvH gene encoding glycine cleavage system protein GcvH, translating to MSTPKELRYSEEHEWVKTEDGKVRIGITHFAQSELGDIVFVELPEVGDELNANEPFGSVESVKTVSELYAPLSGKVVEVNEDLNDNPEFVNESPYEKAWMVVVEPSDLSEVESLMTAEQYEEMTNED from the coding sequence ATGAGCACACCAAAAGAATTACGTTATTCAGAAGAGCATGAGTGGGTAAAAACAGAAGATGGGAAAGTACGTATCGGGATTACGCATTTCGCGCAATCAGAACTTGGTGACATCGTATTTGTTGAGCTTCCTGAAGTTGGCGATGAGCTAAATGCAAACGAGCCATTCGGAAGCGTAGAATCTGTAAAAACAGTTTCTGAACTTTATGCGCCATTAAGCGGTAAAGTGGTTGAAGTAAATGAAGACCTTAACGACAACCCTGAATTCGTAAACGAATCCCCATATGAAAAAGCATGGATGGTTGTGGTGGAGCCTTCAGATTTAAGCGAAGTAGAGAGCTTGATGACTGCTGAGCAATATGAAGAAATGACAAACGAAGACTAA
- a CDS encoding thioredoxin family protein: MQEWSQLEIEEAVNGQETALIYLYTPMCGTCQMAGKMLTVTEQLLPDQKIGKADLNYMPQLAEQWGVESVPCLLIFKEGNLQEKLYAFRSVPYLLDRIRSIY, from the coding sequence ATGCAGGAATGGTCGCAGCTGGAGATTGAGGAAGCGGTTAACGGGCAAGAAACTGCCCTTATCTATTTGTACACGCCTATGTGCGGAACCTGTCAGATGGCAGGAAAGATGCTGACAGTTACAGAACAATTGCTGCCTGATCAAAAGATTGGGAAAGCGGACTTAAATTATATGCCGCAATTGGCTGAACAATGGGGAGTGGAAAGCGTACCTTGTCTTCTCATCTTTAAAGAAGGAAATTTACAGGAAAAATTATATGCATTCCGATCAGTTCCCTATTTGTTGGATAGAATCAGAAGCATCTATTGA
- a CDS encoding YusG family protein, with amino-acid sequence MTLNQQKIDITDRVVGKLKSNGIDLYLENEKIGQISLPEGSSFNLAHHFETDHQKIYQNVSVPDKAQERYTDCDEGGWC; translated from the coding sequence ATGACATTGAATCAGCAGAAAATCGATATTACAGATCGGGTTGTCGGCAAGCTTAAAAGTAATGGGATTGATCTTTATCTTGAGAACGAAAAAATTGGCCAAATCAGCCTTCCTGAAGGCTCTTCCTTTAACCTGGCCCATCATTTTGAGACCGACCACCAAAAAATATATCAGAATGTCTCCGTTCCAGATAAAGCGCAAGAGCGCTACACAGACTGTGACGAAGGCGGCTGGTGCTGA
- a CDS encoding MFS transporter: protein MAFYKEWAGQFKGYNRNIKLAFMANILTQIGFGIFMVIYNFYIRELGYSESVNGQIISMTALATALILVPAGIASDRIGRKRAMLFGAVATGVAMLFRSMVEMQELLILFAFFTGLTTAFLQVSGIPWLAENSKADQRVHLFSIHFAIMTGANVIGNLSGGIFTDVFSLFVDQLTSIRITLLIASVFFIAGLVPILRFAEAPKDKNDVRGIKGFSFKNLSANNEGVKIIAMFAFAQLLIGIGAGLVIPYLNLYFADRFEASNSAIGIIISLGQAATAFAMIIGPVVVRKVGEVRAVVILQLMSLPFLLLTAYTENLWLAAIGFLFRQALMNAGNPIQMSLMMSRVNDSMKGLANSVNQMVFNLGWAVMGPISTGIVMRYGDYWGYALVFSITASLYLIGSLYFFFVFKNYKKTKTASPSVKTV from the coding sequence ATGGCATTTTACAAGGAGTGGGCAGGCCAATTTAAAGGCTATAACCGCAATATAAAATTGGCTTTTATGGCGAATATCCTTACACAAATAGGCTTTGGGATATTCATGGTAATCTATAATTTTTACATAAGGGAGCTTGGCTACTCCGAAAGTGTGAATGGGCAAATCATATCTATGACTGCACTCGCCACAGCACTGATTCTTGTGCCGGCAGGAATCGCAAGCGACCGAATTGGAAGAAAAAGAGCGATGCTGTTCGGGGCTGTTGCAACGGGTGTCGCTATGCTTTTCAGAAGTATGGTTGAAATGCAGGAACTCCTGATTTTATTTGCCTTTTTTACAGGGCTGACTACAGCATTTCTGCAAGTATCCGGCATACCATGGCTGGCTGAGAATTCTAAGGCTGACCAAAGGGTTCATTTATTCAGCATCCATTTTGCCATTATGACGGGTGCAAATGTAATCGGAAACTTAAGCGGAGGCATCTTTACGGATGTATTTTCTTTATTTGTGGACCAGCTCACCAGCATCCGGATTACACTTCTGATTGCAAGTGTTTTCTTCATAGCAGGCCTTGTTCCCATCCTTCGTTTCGCAGAAGCTCCGAAAGATAAAAACGATGTAAGAGGCATAAAAGGTTTTTCGTTCAAAAACCTATCCGCTAATAATGAAGGCGTCAAAATTATCGCCATGTTTGCTTTTGCGCAGCTGCTGATAGGAATTGGAGCAGGACTGGTTATCCCTTATCTAAATCTATACTTCGCAGACCGTTTTGAAGCTTCCAATTCAGCCATTGGCATTATTATTTCATTAGGGCAGGCTGCCACAGCTTTTGCTATGATTATCGGCCCGGTTGTGGTAAGGAAGGTGGGAGAAGTCAGAGCAGTTGTAATCCTGCAGCTCATGTCACTTCCTTTTCTGCTTTTAACTGCTTATACAGAGAATCTTTGGCTGGCTGCCATCGGCTTTTTGTTCCGGCAGGCATTAATGAATGCTGGAAACCCAATACAAATGTCGCTGATGATGTCTAGGGTAAATGATTCGATGAAAGGGCTGGCAAACTCCGTTAATCAGATGGTTTTCAATCTGGGCTGGGCTGTAATGGGGCCTATTTCAACAGGAATTGTCATGAGATATGGAGATTATTGGGGATATGCACTCGTATTCTCCATTACAGCTTCTTTATATTTGATTGGCTCTCTCTATTTTTTCTTTGTTTTCAAAAACTATAAAAAGACAAAAACTGCATCACCTTCCGTAAAAACAGTATAA
- a CDS encoding arsenate reductase family protein, translated as MALTFYWYPKCGTCRKAKKWLDEHNLSYEEIHITDNPPSRSELETLYKKSGLELKKFFNTSGQKYRELGLKDKVKTSMEEELLDILATDGMLIKRPLLTDGEKVTVGFKEEEYEKTWLS; from the coding sequence ATGGCGTTGACTTTTTATTGGTATCCTAAATGCGGGACATGCCGAAAGGCCAAGAAATGGCTTGATGAACATAATCTGTCCTATGAAGAAATACATATAACAGACAATCCGCCTTCTCGAAGCGAACTTGAAACGCTTTATAAAAAGAGCGGTTTAGAACTGAAAAAGTTCTTTAATACGAGTGGTCAAAAATACCGGGAACTCGGACTGAAGGACAAGGTGAAGACCTCTATGGAAGAAGAACTGCTCGATATTTTGGCAACAGACGGCATGCTGATTAAGCGTCCGCTGCTGACAGATGGAGAAAAGGTAACAGTGGGCTTCAAAGAAGAGGAATATGAAAAGACATGGCTTTCCTAA